Below is a window of Pseudomonas eucalypticola DNA.
GTGTTTTCCGCCTGGTGGAAAACAGCGTCGCCGTCCCTGGCGACGCCCAAGGCAAGGCAGCCGCTCTAGAACCGCGCCTGCACCTTCAAACCGGCGATCAGCGCCGCGTCGACCTCGCGCACACCCCCCGGGTTCTTCACGTACTGCAGGTTGGGGCGTACCGTCAGCCAGTTGGTGACATGCACGCCGTAATAGATCTCGCTGCTGGTCTCGTTGTACTGCAGCGGGATATAAGCCGGGTTGTCGTCGTCGCTGATGCCGTTGGCTTCGTTCTGCAGGCGGGCGCGCTCGCGATAGTCGGCGTTGGTGTGAACCTGGGCGATACCGATACCCAGGTCGTCCATGGGGCGGCTGTCCAACAGCCCTTTGTAGACGATACCCGCCTGGATGAAGTGGTCGACCTGGCTGGTGGCCTTGTCGTGGTGAGTGAAGTTGGCGAACACCGACAGGCCCCGGCTGCTGTCACCGTCGCGCGCCGTCAGTTGCTGTTGCACCACCAGCCAGTAGCCGTGACGGCTGCCGTGTTGCTGGAAGGCGTTGCCCGTCAGCGGCTGCGGGTTGCCGTCGCGGTCCTGCAGTACGTCGTTGGCATTGGCGCTGCTCTTGTAGTAACCCAGGCGGTATTCACCGGGCAGGCGGTTGAAGGTGGGGCTCCACACCAGCTCCACGGGAATCAGCGCGCCTTCGGTGCCGCTGCCGCTGAGCTTGAAGCCATTGCCCACGTCCAGGTTGGAAGGGTTCTGGTTGAACACGCCGATCTGCGCATACCACTGGGGCGCGAATTGATAGCGGGTGCGGACGGCCCACTGGCTGACGGGCCAGTTGTACCAGATGTCGCCAATCCAGTTGGCAGCCTGGGCACCGCAGAATGGGGTGCTCTGGAAGTCGCAGGGGAAACTGTTGAAGTCCGAGCCTTCGTCGAAGCGTCCCGCCTTGATATCCAGGGCACCGTCGAACCAGGCCTTGCTCATCCACATTTCGGTGAGGCGCCATGTCTGCCCGCGACCGTACACTTCCTGGGACGACGCATAGCCGCCCACGCGGGGGTCTGCCACGCGGTCGTTGGTCAGGTTCCGGCCGTCGCGTTCGGTGATGGTCAATTGCAAGCGAGTGTTGTCCCAGCCCAGCAGCTTCTGCAGGTCGGTCTTGAGGCCCACGGCGTATTGCTCGGTCCAGCGCGCCGTGTGGTCCTTGTCGTAACCCCCGTGGGCGTTGGCAGCCATTTCCCCGGTGTAGTTGAGCTGGACATCCACCCCCTGCTCCAGCCACCCGCTGCGCACACCGCCCCAGTCACCGGTCATCCAGTGGGAGTCGGCGGCAAAAGGTTGATTATCGGCACAGGCCAGCCCGGGCATCAGCAGGCAAAGGCTGACCGCAACCGTGCTCTTGGCAAAGTCTTTCATGCGTGACGTTTCCTTGTTGTTGGTTTTTTTATCAACGTGCAGACAAAACAGTGCCGGGCCCGGCCACCAAGACCTGCCCGGCCTTGGCGCGACGGATCATAGGGGGGTGACGTTCAGGTGAATACCCGGGCAAAACTCAAATGTGAATTCCGCCAGGCGAAAAACTGTCCGGGTACTCAGTGGGCCACTTACCCGTACGGTGGGTGGGGCATGTGGTGGGCTGATGCTTCGCGGCGGCTGGGACGCGGCCACGTCCGCTGCTACGCAGGGTGCACGCTGCGCCGAATGCGACAGGGCTAGCGCGTCCAATGGCGTTCGTATTCGTGCTGGTTGAAATCAGCCAGCAGGAATTCGATGAATACCCGCAACTTGGCAGGCATGTAGCGGCGGCTCTGGAATGCCATGTTGATGGTCAGGCGCGGCAGGTCCCAGTCGTCCAGCACGGGTATCAGGCGGCCGGCCACCAGGTCGGCGTTGATGATGTACCTGGGCTGCACCAGGATGCCGCCACCGGCCAGCGCGGCTGCGCGCACGATCTGGCCGTCGTTGGTTTCCAGGATGGGGTCGGCCTTGAACGCCAGCTCTTCCTTGCCGCGGGTAAAACGCATCACCCGTGGCTGGTTGGCGTGGCTGTAGATCAGCAGGTCATGGTTGGCCAGGTCATCGATGGTCTTCGGCGTACCCATGCGTTGCAGGTAGCCCGGCGAGGCCGCCAGCACCCGCCGGGTCTCTGCCAGGCGGCGGATGGTGATGTTCGAGTCCGGCTCGTATTCTTTGGTGCGAATGGCCAGGTCGATTTCGCTGTCGATGATGTCGAAATAGCGGTTCTCTCCCAGCAGCTTCACGGTGATGTGCGGATAGAGTTTGCGAAACGCCGGAATCAGCGGGGCAATGTGCAGCATGCAGAAGGAAATGGACGAAGTGATGGTCAGCGTGCCAACCGGCTGTACCAGGGATTCGCTGAGCGAGGCCTCGGCTTCCTTCAACTCGCCCAGCAGGCTCTTGCAACTGGTGTAGAACTGGTGGCCGGAGTTGGTCAGCGCCAGGCGCCGGGTGTTGCGGTCAATGAGCCGGGTATTGAGGCGCTGCTCCAGGGCGACCAGGTGGCGGCTGGCGGCGGCATTGGACAGGCCCAGTATTTCCGCGGCCTTGCTCAGGGTTCCGACTTCGGCAGTCAGGACGAACAGTTCCAGTTCGGTGAGGCGATCCACTGTGTGCTTCCTTTTTATTTTTTCACAGGTGAAATAAAGAATTCCGCAAGCGGCCTTTTCTTACATCCTGCGGAACTATAACGTGCGGCGCAACAGGCTGAGAAGTGTGTCGCCCCTGATGACCGACACCGCCGACCGTTCAGGGAGTCACCATGCGCAATTTGGACGAAACCACCATCACCCAGGCGGTGCTGGCCTATAACCGCGGCACCGGCGATGCCCGGTTGTGTGAAGTGATGACCAGCCTGGTGCAGCACCTGCATGCCTTTGCCCGTGACATCAAGCTGACCGAAGCCGAATGGCGCGGCGGCATCGACTTCCTCGCCAAGGTGGGCGCCGTGCCTCCCGACCGCCACGAGTTCGTGCTGCTTTCCGATGTGCTGGGCCTGTCGACCCTGGTGCTGGCACAGAACGAGCGCAAGCCCAAGGGCTGCACCCAGGCCACCGTATTCCATGTGGCCCCGACACCCGCGGTACTGGTCCATGACCTGGGTGCGGACATCAACCCCCAGCTCGGTGGGCCAAAGGGTTACGTGCAAGGCACCGTACGCGATGACAAGGGCGCCCCCGTGCCCTACGCCGAGATCCATATCCGCGTGGCGGGCGATTGCGCCCTGCTGCAAGCCGATGACCGCGGCCACTACCACTTCAGCACGTCACTGCCGGGCAGCCAGCAAGTGCGCCACGAAGGCCCGGTGAACCAGTTGCTCGGCGCGCTCAACCGCCATGCCTGGCGCCCGGCGCACCTGGAGTTTTCCATCAGCGCCAGCGGTTACCAGCGCCTGACCACCCAGGTATTTCGCGAAGGTGACCCGTACCTGGACTCCGACGCGATCTTCGGCGTGCGCCCATCACTGATCACCCACTGGCAGTGCCAGCCTGCTGGGGCGACCCCCGACGGCGGCCACAGCAATGAAGTGTTCTACACCCTGGCCTTCGATTTTGTCCTGGCCAGGCAACCGGCCGCCTGAACCCTGCCCCTGCCTGTGGACGCCCCCATGCTCGACGATCACGCCCTGACCGCTACCCTTCGCGCGCTGGAAGACCAGCGTTACCACGCCATGCGCCAGGGCGACCTGGAAACCTTTGCCCACCTGGCCCACCCGGACCTGGTGTATGTGCATTCCAACGGTGTCCAGGACACCCTGGCGCGCTATTTGGCCAAGTGCCGCGATGGCCTCTACCGCTACCACCGCATCGACCACCAGGTACACGAGGTGCGCCGCGCAGGCGACACCGCCCTGGCGTTCGGTGAAATGTGGGCCGACATCACGTCCCACGGGGTGGCCAAAACCCTGCATAACCGAACGCTGAGCGTCTGGCTCGACACGGCTGAAGGCTGGAGGCTGCTGGCCTACCAGCCCACCCCCGTCGTCCAGCGCCCCGCCCCTGCCGCTACTCAAGGAGACTTGCCCCATGTCAACGCCCCCATTCGTCTATAACGGCCAACCGTCGCGCGTCATCTTCGGCCAGGGTTCGCTGCAACAACTGGAGGCGGAGATCGATCGCCTGGGCGCCAAGCGCGCGCTGGTGCTGTGCACCCCCGAGCAGCGTGCCCAGGCCGAGCATATTGCCCAGTTGCTGGGAGACCGCGCAGCCGACATCTTCGACAAGGCCGTGATGCACGTGCCCATCGAAACCGCCCGCGAGGCACGGGAAGTGGCACGCAAGCTGGGCGCAGACTGCGCCGTAGCCATTGGCGGCGGTTCCACCACCGGCCTGGGCAAGGCCATCGCCATGGACTCGGGGCTACCGATCCTGGCCATTCCCACCACCTACGCCGGCTCGGAAATGACCCCGGTGTACGGCCTGACCGAGAACGGTCTCAAGCGCACCGGCAAGGACCCGCGGGTATTGCCCAAGACCGTGATCTACGACCCGGAACTGACCGTCAGCCTGCCGGTGGACATGTCCATCACCAGCGGCATGAACGCCATTGCCCACGCAGCCGAGGGCCTGTATGCCCAGGACGGCAACCCGGTGATGTCGTTGATGGCCGAGGAAGGCATTCGCGCCCTGGCTGAAGGCCTGAAGAGCATCCACAAAGACCCGGCCGACCTGGCCGCCCGTGGCGACTGCCTGTATGGAGCCTGGCTGTGCGGTACCGTGCTGGGCAACGTCGGCATGGCCCTGCACCACAAGCTCTGCCACACCCTGGGTGGCAGCTTCAACCTGCCCCATGCCCAGACCCACACCATCGTGCTGCCCCACGCCATTGCCTACAACCAGTCGGCGGCCCCGGCACTGTCGCGCATCTGCCGCGCGTTGAACGTCACGCACGACAGCCCAGCGGCGGCGCTGTTCGACCTGTCCAGTTCCCTGGGCGCACCCACCCGCCTCAAGGACCTGGGCCTGACCGAAGCCGACCTGGACCGTGCCACCGATATCGCCCTGTCCAACCCCTACTGGAACCCACGGCCCATCGAAGCCACTGCGATTCGCCAACTGCTGCAGGACGCCTACGACGGCGTGCGGCCGCAGTAAGCCAGGCGCTCTGGAACGCTCGCTGGCCAGCCAGCTCTCACACCAGGATCGCGTGGGAGCACGGCCCTTACCGTCAGGTCAGTAAGGCAAATTGAACGGCGTGACGATCTGCACCTGCGAGGGTGCAATCGCGCCGGGCTTCCAGACGCGATGAAATTGCAGGATGTGCAGGAACACATGGCGGGCATCGATCTGCAGGTTATGGTCGATGATCGCTGCGATTTTCTGCTCGGCCAGCAGTTGGCGATTTTCCTCGTCCAGGTCGTGGGCGATGAACACGTCGAGGGCTCGCCCCTGGGCCGCGAACGCGTCGACGATGGCGCGGTTGCCACCGCCCACGCTGTACACTGCACGCAGGTCAGGGTGTTGCCCGAGGGCCTGCACCACCCGCTCGAACGTACTGGCGTACACGCCATAGCCCCCACTGATTTCCACGACCTGCAAATGCTCGGCATGGCCGCGCAACCAGGTGCGAAAGCCCATCTCCCGCTCTTCCTCACCGCGAAACAGTTCACTGCCGATCACCACGGCCACCTGGTGCGGCCCTGGCGCCAACCAGCGCGACAACAGGTAGGCGGCCGTTTGCCCGGCAGTGCGGTTGTCCATGCCCACGTAACCGATGCGCTCGCTCAACGGCAGGTCAGTGACCAGCGTCACCACCGGGATGCCGGCGGCCGTCAACTGCTTGACCGCGAGGTTCACCGGCGGCTCGTCGGCCGCCTTCAGCACCACCCCGTGGCTGCCGGTGCCCAGGCAACGCAGTAGCTGGTCGTGCATGGCCTGGGGCTCGATTTCTTCGAAGAAGTGAAACCGCGGGGCAATGCGAAACGGCGCCAGGCTACCCAGTTGTGCCGTGATGGCGGCCCGCACCGCGGCGCTGAAGCGCTGCGGGGTGTGCATCACCACATCGACGTAGAAAGTGCGGCCCACGGCCAGGCCGTTTTTCTCCTGGGCTTCCAGGTCATCGAGGGCCTGTTCGATGCGCCGGCGGGTCTGGTAATGAACACTGCCGCGCTCATGCAGCACCCGGTCCACCGTGGCCTTGCTGACGCCGGCCTGGGTCGCCAGCTGTTTGATGGAGAAGTGCTTGGCGCGTTCGAGCATGAGGGTAAGCCTGAGGTTTTCTTGAGGTCTTTTTGAGCCTTTGCCCGATGCGGCCAATGCTAGTCTCAGTTTCGCAAGGCGTCGAGCCGGCGCACCGACAAGAATAAAAAATCAGGAGACCCGCATGTCCACTACCGACCTGGCCACCTCGTTCACCGGCCACTATTTCGTCGTCACCGGCAGTACCCAGGGCCTGGGCGCTGCGGTGGCTCACACCCTCGCCCGCCGCGGCGCTGCCGGGCTGATCATCTGCGGCCGACGGCAGAGCCAGGGCCAGGAACAGGTTCGCCAATTGGCGCAACTCGACTGCCAGGCGTTCTTCGTCGAAGCCGACCTTGAGAAGGTCGAGGATTGCCAGAAAATCATCGAGGCCGCGCGCGAGCATTTCGGCACGTTGCACGGGCTGGTCAACTGCGCAGGCATGTCCGACCGCGGCACCATCCTGGACACCTCGCCCGACCTGTTCAACCGCCTGTTCGCCGTCAACGTCCGCGCG
It encodes the following:
- a CDS encoding carbohydrate porin, which produces MKDFAKSTVAVSLCLLMPGLACADNQPFAADSHWMTGDWGGVRSGWLEQGVDVQLNYTGEMAANAHGGYDKDHTARWTEQYAVGLKTDLQKLLGWDNTRLQLTITERDGRNLTNDRVADPRVGGYASSQEVYGRGQTWRLTEMWMSKAWFDGALDIKAGRFDEGSDFNSFPCDFQSTPFCGAQAANWIGDIWYNWPVSQWAVRTRYQFAPQWYAQIGVFNQNPSNLDVGNGFKLSGSGTEGALIPVELVWSPTFNRLPGEYRLGYYKSSANANDVLQDRDGNPQPLTGNAFQQHGSRHGYWLVVQQQLTARDGDSSRGLSVFANFTHHDKATSQVDHFIQAGIVYKGLLDSRPMDDLGIGIAQVHTNADYRERARLQNEANGISDDDNPAYIPLQYNETSSEIYYGVHVTNWLTVRPNLQYVKNPGGVREVDAALIAGLKVQARF
- a CDS encoding dioxygenase, which encodes MRNLDETTITQAVLAYNRGTGDARLCEVMTSLVQHLHAFARDIKLTEAEWRGGIDFLAKVGAVPPDRHEFVLLSDVLGLSTLVLAQNERKPKGCTQATVFHVAPTPAVLVHDLGADINPQLGGPKGYVQGTVRDDKGAPVPYAEIHIRVAGDCALLQADDRGHYHFSTSLPGSQQVRHEGPVNQLLGALNRHAWRPAHLEFSISASGYQRLTTQVFREGDPYLDSDAIFGVRPSLITHWQCQPAGATPDGGHSNEVFYTLAFDFVLARQPAA
- a CDS encoding nuclear transport factor 2 family protein — its product is MLDDHALTATLRALEDQRYHAMRQGDLETFAHLAHPDLVYVHSNGVQDTLARYLAKCRDGLYRYHRIDHQVHEVRRAGDTALAFGEMWADITSHGVAKTLHNRTLSVWLDTAEGWRLLAYQPTPVVQRPAPAATQGDLPHVNAPIRL
- a CDS encoding maleylacetate reductase, which translates into the protein MSTPPFVYNGQPSRVIFGQGSLQQLEAEIDRLGAKRALVLCTPEQRAQAEHIAQLLGDRAADIFDKAVMHVPIETAREAREVARKLGADCAVAIGGGSTTGLGKAIAMDSGLPILAIPTTYAGSEMTPVYGLTENGLKRTGKDPRVLPKTVIYDPELTVSLPVDMSITSGMNAIAHAAEGLYAQDGNPVMSLMAEEGIRALAEGLKSIHKDPADLAARGDCLYGAWLCGTVLGNVGMALHHKLCHTLGGSFNLPHAQTHTIVLPHAIAYNQSAAPALSRICRALNVTHDSPAAALFDLSSSLGAPTRLKDLGLTEADLDRATDIALSNPYWNPRPIEATAIRQLLQDAYDGVRPQ
- a CDS encoding LacI family DNA-binding transcriptional regulator, which translates into the protein MLERAKHFSIKQLATQAGVSKATVDRVLHERGSVHYQTRRRIEQALDDLEAQEKNGLAVGRTFYVDVVMHTPQRFSAAVRAAITAQLGSLAPFRIAPRFHFFEEIEPQAMHDQLLRCLGTGSHGVVLKAADEPPVNLAVKQLTAAGIPVVTLVTDLPLSERIGYVGMDNRTAGQTAAYLLSRWLAPGPHQVAVVIGSELFRGEEEREMGFRTWLRGHAEHLQVVEISGGYGVYASTFERVVQALGQHPDLRAVYSVGGGNRAIVDAFAAQGRALDVFIAHDLDEENRQLLAEQKIAAIIDHNLQIDARHVFLHILQFHRVWKPGAIAPSQVQIVTPFNLPY
- a CDS encoding LysR family transcriptional regulator produces the protein MDRLTELELFVLTAEVGTLSKAAEILGLSNAAASRHLVALEQRLNTRLIDRNTRRLALTNSGHQFYTSCKSLLGELKEAEASLSESLVQPVGTLTITSSISFCMLHIAPLIPAFRKLYPHITVKLLGENRYFDIIDSEIDLAIRTKEYEPDSNITIRRLAETRRVLAASPGYLQRMGTPKTIDDLANHDLLIYSHANQPRVMRFTRGKEELAFKADPILETNDGQIVRAAALAGGGILVQPRYIINADLVAGRLIPVLDDWDLPRLTINMAFQSRRYMPAKLRVFIEFLLADFNQHEYERHWTR